The region taatagtaatattatcTTTTTATCTGTACATTAATTATGTTTTGGGAAAATTTTAGCTGTATAAATTTACAagtttagtagtagtataaaatattgCATTTGAAGTGATTTTGTTGTATCGAGGAACATTTTGCtttagtaattaataataatgcTATTCGAAATGTTTGTGTAGCATGGATTCCAACTGAATTTAGTGTATATTGCTCATAAAATTAATCATATGTAATTGGTTGCTATTTTGTATTGCACTCTTATGATAGTAagtaacattttatttaattattccgTTAAAAAATCATATTACTAAATTTTTATGTATTCAAGTTggtttttataaaaatagaaagtaaTCTACGATGATTATCTTGTCTCCcttttctgtttttcttctACTTTTAGAAAAATAACAGTAATTTATTATCTATTAGTTGTAGCAATGATGTAATTGCTGATTTGAAGAGAGCAGCTTTTTGGGtgttaaattatttaatttataattgatGCATAGAGGCATGTCGGTTAGTCAAGCCATTACTTATAGACAATTAACTGATCTTCAAAGTATGATGGTCTACTGAATCAATGCACTACTAGTGAACCATATAGATATAGGCACTTTTTGAAGAATATCCTACGTTTATCTGATAACGTGTGTGTTGCGTGCGCGCGTGTTTTTTCTTTCAGAGTTCTAAGAATGGTAATGTTACTGCATTGATTTGGGGAGCACTTCCACAACCACGTTCTGATCGACAGAAGGATAGAGTAGAGACTAACCCAGAGCAGCTGACTGCTGCATCAGTTCATGCTGAGATATCCTTTTACAACATCTTCATCTTATTGAACTTCTATGGATCtttctgaaaaaaaataaaaataaaaacagattGTAAAGTGGGTTATTGGTAGAATTTTTGTGTGCTTTTGAGTCTGAAGTACCCAAATTTTGGCTTATTgaacttttaaaatattttatatactgCTAAACAagttttattaaattataaattagacAAGCATGAATATCGAATATTCGAATGAGAAAATCTTTAAAGCAGCTACATTAATTTTCTTATCACCTTTATGGCCACATATACACAGAAAACTTGTTGGAGAGTTCGGTTAATAAAATATGCTTATGTGTTATTCTCCCGATAACTGTTGATGACTTTGTGCAATTAACCTTATAACACAGAATGACAATGGAAACAGGAACTACGACTAGAGTGATTGGCTGGTATCATTCACACCCTCATATCACAGTCCTACCATCTCATGTTGGTGAGTTTTTTAATGACTCAAAATGTTCCTGGGGAAATAATTTGGGCTGTGTTGGCAGTTTTGATTTACCTTATGTTAAATTGCAACATTAAAAAAGgaaagcatgaaatatgtagCAATCTTGGTAGCGCCCATTTTCTAAACCCATTTCTTGCCTGACTTGGTTTTGGCTAAATTGGTATTAAACATTTTTAAGTCCATTGATAAAACCCTGGATTTTGGAGTTCTGTTCTCCAGcgaattcaaaatttactttcACAGATCGACTTGTATGCCTTACTCTAGGTTAGCTACCTCACACTCCGAGATAGTTTTCCTATGAATACTGTTTAGAAGGTGATGAAATCTAAGAAAATTTATGCAGTTGGTATATATTACGCCCAGTATACTTCAAAACTGTCATTATGTAGTAAAAGTCATTTTACAAAATTGGAGTGACCTTAGGCCCTTCTTAGTATGATGGAATGAAATGTGATTCCTTCTTCCATTCTATTCATTTTCTTGGTACAATGGAATGAATGAGGGAATGGAATGAAAATGCAATGAAATCATCATACCAAGAATGGCCTTAGTTCTTCTCTTCTGCTTGCCCTCTTCCTCATCTGTTATGCTATATGATTCCATCTTTCTGGGATTTCTGCAGATGTGCGAACTCAAGCTATGTATCAGCTATTGGATTCTGGGTTTATTGGTTTGATATTTTCCTGTTTCAGTGAAGATGCTCAAAAGGTTAGCTCTAACTAATACGATTGTCTGTGACATAATCAGATTTCTTTGCGGCTGATATAGATCATTATAGGTCGGAAGGATTCAAGTCATTGCATTTCAGTCTATGGATGGGAAGCAGGGTCACATGATGAAACCTCTTTCTCTCACTCCTGCTCAAAAAAGTTCTGTTATAGATTTAGATTCTTCGATGAGTTCTTCAGACAATGCAATTGCCTTGTTTGGTTCTTCCAAAGGAGAAACCATGGAACAAGACACTGGAGATTCGGAGGCAGCCAGTAGGGCTTCTACGGTATGCTTGAATTGAATCAAGATAGACTTGATTTTTGTGCATGTTCTGTCTTTGAAGTCTATGATGGTTTGCTATCATAATTCGTTGTAGCTCATCTGTTGAATATTGGACGTGGGTTTTTCATAAGCTTCCTTAAGAGTAAAATGTTTTGGGCTATTGAAATAGTGATATAGATTGAAAATGCATTCTTTTCCACAAGTGGGTTCGAATGTTTACTTGATTGGTCATATATAGTAACTCAACTTGTCTTGCTAGGGCTCGGGGAAATCACCACGTTTGGGAGGTTTTTTTGCTAATGCTAATGCTAAAACAGGAAACAATAGTCATGCTAACAGTTTGAATGATGCAATTCATGATTTTGATCCCATGGATATGTCTGAGGGTATGCAAGAAGCGATGCATTTGTCAAATTTGGAGATGAGGTAATGTGAGTACGAACTCTTATCTCTTCAATATTTCATTTCCCGAACTCATTGTCAAATGATGATTTCAAATCAGTAAAAGAATATATCTATGGCATTAAGAAAAATGAACTTTATCTATGGAAAGTGAAATTTTATATTGTCATTTCAAGAATTAGATAGAATAAGATGTTGGAATATTTGCACCTTTAATTGCTTGGCTCGAGACTTCAATGTGTTCATGAAATAACAAACATTCAACTTCACCTACCAAAAGTATGTCTGTCGATTTTGTATTGTTCTTAGAAGATATTTTGTTTGCTGGCAGTGGCGCAGAATATATCAGAAAGGAAATTCCTCTTCATGTTCTCCCTACATCATCCCTTCTGAGTCTCGATTCTCCTTTGTCATCATTTACAAATCTCCAGCGGGTGCTGTATGAAGAGGAGAAGACTGCGTACAATCAAGCAATGGCACAAAACACGAGGTGACATTAAGTGACTGGCATAACTCCCATTTTCTTTCtgacattttatttttcttatcatAACCACCATTATTTGATGCATCTCCAGGGATGGAAAAATTCACCCCCTCTCTTTCATTCATCACACCTCCACGTACAAGTCTTCCATGTGTAAAATGATCGAATACTGGTATTGGATCATCAAACCTTTTCCACTTTGATACTTTTGCTCAATATTACTGATGTTTCTTATGTTGCTCTACTCTTTGCAGCTTGAGTCCCGCCATGACTGTTCTTCAAGATCGCTTgagagaaaatgaaattcaGGTGAGTCATACATTGCCCTAGTTTTTATATCACCCTCGTGTTGGTAACTTTGTATGTATGATTTTGAGCTCTTCCTGACTCGTCTTGCCTACTTTATCCCCTTTCTGACCCCTTTCCCTTTATGCTCACACTATCTCGATTGAAAGAAGCTGAAGCTTCGTTTGACCCTGCAACTTTTCTTGAAAAACAGTTAAATCTGCTTACGGAAGAAGCCAACCAACTGGAATCAGAGGTTGCAAGAGGGAGTCCCTCAAATTCATCCCCCCGCTCTCCATCTCAAGGGCACAGGAGTAGTTCCTCTGGTCACAGGGACCTGTATCCGACGGACTTTAGCCACCTAAAAAATGTCAGTGGTAGCCGGAGCCGAAGAGGGTCCCAGTCATGAGAGGGCTTATTCTAGTGTGAGCTGAGCTTCCCCTTTTGCCTAAATCTTGAAGTGTTTATGCCTCATCTCTATCTTCTATCTCTGCTTTTCTACTATCATTTTGTCTTGGGAAGAAACAACTTTGAATATGGCATATGATTAAGTTTATATCGAAGTTATCATCACCCTTTATTGTTTCCAAATGCTACATTTATATCAACCTCTCTTTCTCAAGGTGATTCTATTGATGAAAAAATCTCTTTAGCAACCTCCATTGTTGTCATCTCTTTTTAGTCTGATTAAATGCATATTTTAGtaataatagtactccatttATTATGATCACTGAAATAGAATGAGGGAACGATATCAAATCATCGCCATCCtacaaatcaaataaaatcctaaattatttttcaaataaatgcaTCACTAGCCACCTTCCGTATGCaccaaagaatttattttaaaCTAAATTCAAATATTGCATCTAAAAAGTGTAGATGGGTTTAGTTAGGGTTGTGTGGATAGCCAGGCCTGTTGGAGTAAGTCGATTGATTTGCACTTGGATTAGTCGAGGCGTCCGAGCTAGCGTTGCTGTAGTGATGGCTTTCAGGGGCGCCCGCGAAGGTGTTTCTGATAGCATCAGCTGCCCCTGTTGCTGCATTGGCAGCACCCGTGGCCACGCCACGGGCAAGGCTGGCTGCCCCGAGCACGGCTCCTTTGCCCACATCAGCCGCGCCTTGCGCCATGTTCTTGGCTTGTGTTCCagtcttttattttaattcgaTATGAAAAAGTTTAGGTCGTCGATTCTTCTTAGTAATGGAAAAGAAATACTAATAATAGTAAGAATTTTTACCTCTTGAAGGAAATTCTGGTTCTCACCTTGATCTTGCAGGCTAGCTCTTCTCATCTACAATGAAATCATTATAGATGATATAAATGTAGTATTTGATGTATAATTACAAAGAAAATACCTGAGTTTGTAGAACAATTTGATGTATAATTACAAAGAAAATACCTGAGCTTGGCCTGAAAATGAGTCGTGGGGATCTTGACCAGCCATTTCTGTGTGTTTCTGTGGTTTTTCCAATGGAAATTAAGAATGTCTTAGAAACTTAATAAAGCTCTGATTTAATCACAATTTAGAGGtgaatttatttatagttaaaAATATGTCTTATCCTTTGCTTTACTCATTAATTTGTGCCTAAATATATGCATCACTTAACACATGGAGGGGTATGCGTAGAACTTGGGCATGGGCAAACATCTCAAACCACTTTCTTTTATGTTTGTTgtgttgaatttttttaagaaccattttaaattttaattgaacATTAGTAACATGTTTTGTTTTTGAGTGCATGTTTGGatttaaatggaaaaaattatttttgattttttagttGTTAAAATTGTTTATTTATGGAGTATATAGATGTCATAGTTTGCCAAGCACGACTAGTATAAACAACTCCAAAAGTAAATTAAGGGAATTATCTTTGACTTCTCACTATTAATACCTAATTGATCTTCTATAGACCTGTTCTTTTTTACATGCTTAATATGACTTTGAATTTAATATTTCTAGAAAACCATCTACTTGAATTATATACTCTATAA is a window of Salvia splendens isolate huo1 chromosome 3, SspV2, whole genome shotgun sequence DNA encoding:
- the LOC121794991 gene encoding lys-63-specific deubiquitinase BRCC36-like is translated as MSLTSVKMSEDVWLTCLTHALSTETEEIMGLLLGDIQSSKNGNVTALIWGALPQPRSDRQKDRVETNPEQLTAASVHAERMTMETGTTTRVIGWYHSHPHITVLPSHVDVRTQAMYQLLDSGFIGLIFSCFSEDAQKVGRIQVIAFQSMDGKQGHMMKPLSLTPAQKSSVIDLDSSMSSSDNAIALFGSSKGETMEQDTGDSEAASRASTGSGKSPRLGGFFANANAKTGNNSHANSLNDAIHDFDPMDMSEGMQEAMHLSNLEMSGAEYIRKEIPLHVLPTSSLLSLDSPLSSFTNLQRVLYEEEKTAYNQAMAQNTRDGKIHPLSFIHHTSTYKSSMCKMIEYCLSPAMTVLQDRLRENEIQLNLLTEEANQLESEVARGSPSNSSPRSPSQGHRSSSSGHRDLYPTDFSHLKNVSGSRSRRGSQS
- the LOC121794993 gene encoding uncharacterized protein LOC121794993 is translated as MAGQDPHDSFSGQAQMRRASLQDQGENQNFLQETGTQAKNMAQGAADVGKGAVLGAASLARGVATGAANAATGAADAIRNTFAGAPESHHYSNASSDASTNPSANQSTYSNRPGYPHNPN